The Silene latifolia isolate original U9 population chromosome Y, ASM4854445v1, whole genome shotgun sequence sequence cagtcgcagttgcttgtttatcatgactattttactactatggttgggattgggactattattgtcaattgtgggtgtagtagaattatttagcaattgtgttgtatccttgtgttggaaaaagaaaaaaaatatgaagcaaaagaaaaagaaaaaaaaaggaaaaaagaagaaagaaagaaaaaaatcgaagaaaaaagagaattgaaaagaaaagaaaatattgcttcatttggttttgtcaaggatcaaaaggatggtcgttagagtctaatgcatttttGGAGAGCACTTCATTcgctctcatgtgttgtaaagttgagatcatttctctcagttgggttcatttgttattttaagagttggttttggtttgggtTCAGCGCTACAattaccgtcttagctccacacatccataacgtgctttggcacaaaccatttatattcctttaacccatttgccacccttattgtccttgatacatgtacttttgtctacaaaTTGTGATTGCATactagttggggaaatctctatcacattagattgcattcatgtttcataagttgagtgagtgtttttgcttctttctatcttcacatataactcacccttacatactgATGAGTACATGAGTGAATCcacgagaatccgactaatttgtcttgcaagatcgaaaagtatttggcatttgtctatagtatggtgacttgagacttgagctgcgTTTTCTGTTACCCGTacctttgcatttgttttattggtacactttggtcatcgctttgttatagatatggatagcttgagaTTTTTAATTGCATTAACATTAACTCTGAGttatttattcgccatttgtatgattgccttttgtatagTGTGTTGCTtcgcttgaggacaagcaaagagatggtttgggggagtttgatgagtcataattatatgcatatttcactacaagaaaaactattTTGGGCGACAAAACggtttagtatgggcgacaaatTAATTTCTCGTCACACAATATTGTTAATATGGGCGTCGAAGTCAATTTTATCACTAAAAAGTGTATTTTGTGCAACGAAAGCCGTTTTCGTCGCCCAAATAATTTATTGGGCAACAAATAACTCTATTTGTCGCTATTGCACAATATGGACGACGAAAATTAAAGTCGTTGCCTTTGAAGTATCCAATGGACCACGAAACACAAATGTTTATCGTCCTTATCCAAAAATAAATGGCGCTAAACATTCCCTCCccaatctatacaatataataataCAGAAACCAAAAACACTTTTTTTTCCCGCCTAAGCAAGAGACGTCTACCCCAAACACTAATTTATCAACCCTATACATCTGGGCCCACTTAAAAAACAACCCCACTAATCCCACGTATTAGTCTACCACAGTCCACAAGTAACAAAAATTCCTATTTTGCCTAAAATATCTGTCAACGTGCATAACTAAAATATATTCTTTTATCATTTCAATTATAAAAAATGTTTATACTAACAAAATCTTTTGAAACAAACTTTAATTTGATTCATATATAACAACTTTTTTAGCTGATTCATTTAACAATATATTCGGGATACACTTATATttaaaaaagaatttttttttaccattttaGAAGTATAAAAAAATTTACCCTTATCCTATATATGCAAATAATTTCACCCAAATACATACATCATTCTCTCATGAGTCACGACTATCATCATTATACTTCACACCATATTTGAAACAACGTTCAACAATGGAACCAAAGAAAGTGAAAGGTGACAGACAATTTGGAACTCCAACAACTAACACTAAGCGCCAACGTATTGCACAAACTAATCAAGGTAATTATACTGTGAACTACATAGCTAAAGTTTTAAAGTTGTCATATAAATTTGTTGTATTAAGTATGTTactgaaaatatatttttaatatcTTAACCTTTTATATAGAGAATGGAAGTATCAGTTGCACCAATCCTACCAAGGGACGTCGTATAGTGCTACCTTCATCATTTACCGGTGGGGCTAGATACATGATTCAAAACTACCAAGATGCCATGGCTACCTCGGATGACTTTGAGCTTTTCAGATACTAATACATTGCCGCATAGTGCTACCTTCATCATCTAACTCGCATTGGTAGGAATTTGGTGTTGCATGTACATTTTGGGACACGATCTTGCGATCATGAATATTTATTTTCTGTGCCATGAACAAAAAGTTGCCAATAATCAGTAAAGACGATGGATATACCCGAATTTCCGATAATGATTTTGGTAGTAGTAACAAAAATTCCTATTTTTTCCGTTATTGCATGTATAATTTAAGGATCCCATATCTCACTAACATGAAAATTAATGGGGTAGACACATGATGAGGTTTGATGATTTGCCATTTTTTATGCCTGACTATTGTTTGAACTAAGATCAAATTTTGTTAATGAACATGAAATCTGTGCCACTGATGAATGTATTTGAGCATAGGGCAATTTTTATAATATTAAAAAGTGAAAAGTTAGGAGATAGGGGAGCAATGGGAGACGGACAAGCTTGAAAGTTATGAGTAATTAATTGAAAAAGTAAATGGTGATCCTCTCTATTATCTATTCCTCTTCATTACTTATCAATGGATACGATTTAATTTCGAGATAAAAAGGACGGCCTAGATTTACGTGCGATATGAAAAAATTGAGATGGGTATTGAAGTGTCTGGATGAATCTGATCCTTTATTTTGACCCCAAATGAAATACTAACCATTAATTAGTAATGGTTAGGTAATTAAGAAAAAAGTAACGGAGAGAATCTTAACACGAGATTGAGAGTGCTCTTCTCTTTGATGTTGTTCACAAAGattattttatcattttgttATAATAATCGCTATGAATTAATAATTACACCCTCCAtattcattttcatttttagaTATTTTATAAATAATTGGAAAAATGGAGTAATAAAGAATAGTCTTGCCTATTCTCATTGAAGACTTACAAAATCCGTCTCTTCAAAGAGACCTCTCATAAAGAGTAACTGGGAGGAAAAATGAGAGGGCGAGTTGGAGAGGAGTTATAAGAGGTCACAAGCTGAAAACGGTCACAAGTAAGACAAATTGTTTTTAATATTATCCCTTAAATAAGGAATGACACACGGTGTAATTATTATTGAACAAGTAAAAAATTACCTATATTATGAAACGGTGTTGCTCTTTCGCATACGAcatttactctttcacatacaattGTTCACAATGTTTCCAAACACTACCCTCCCCCTCAACAAAAAaaccttgattttttttttccttctcctaaaacctaattcaatttcactcaaattctTCAATTATAAATCTTAATTTTCATATTCAACAAGCAACTACTTCTATTTGTTAAAAAATTACATTATTATGCTTTGTATTACACAAAAATGCATGTGGCCGTAGGCGCTAAAGGTATAACGCACAATACAATTGGCAAATTTCAATCAACTTGTCATTTAAGACTTAATTGCTTGTCAGATTGTTTAGGACACCATTTCTTTCGGTAAATTTCTTTCGCCACTAATTCAATATGAAATGACCAATACAATCTCTATATTGCTTATCAATTTGAGATTTTAATTAAATAGTCATTCAAGACTTAATTGTCttgtcaatttttttttgaatgaatGAACTCTAATTAAGAGAACATGGAAGTTGAACGATCTGCGATGGGAGTTGACGGGGTCATGGTGGTGTGCAAGCATAGTATCGAGATTGACTAGGGTTGCGTAAAGGATGGTTCGTTGGTGGAGTCGTGGTTGTGGTCGTTGGTTGTGGTAAGAGGCTGGTGTCTCTGGTCGGTCTATGGTGGACGGGTAGCCAGCGTGTAGGATGGTTGGTGATACGGATGGTTTGTGTTCAGTACGGGAAAGGTGGTGGTGGCTGTGATGGGGAAGAGGTGATTGATTTCTTAAATAACTACTCCGTATAATTGTAGCATGAGAGATGAGGGAGAAAATTGACAAAAGTGAAAGGGATAAGATGGTAATttgcgtatgtgaaagagtaaaatgcgtatgtgaaagagcaatacCCTTATGAAATTTTTATTCCAACAGCCATCTTTATCACATGTTCATTTAtatatacccgtgcaattttgcacgggtctAAACTAGTATTTcccctaaaaataaactaaaTGAGAACCAACTCTTAATTCCCACCACAAACCTAAAAATTGGGTTGACAAATCATTTTACCACCAGTCTTAaaataaaaaccctaatttttcactTTGATCCTactttttgacgataatccgagcaTTTGCGGTGAATTTAAGCTCTGTCTTGGCATCAACTAAGCAGGTGAGTTCATCACATTTGTTATCTTTGTTCCCAAATTTAATATGACTGTTATAAATTCTGGGttagagtaattattagtgaattGTGAGTTTGAATAAGGTTTGTTTTTAATGGGGAACTTTGTGTTTTACGGTTTTTTAAGAGTAAAGATGAGTCATTTAAGTTAATTGCTTCCCTTACTTGTCAGATTATGGGTGTGTATTTGTTGACGCTGCTTTTTTTTGTTAGTTGTTACTTGATTCATTCATCTGATATCCCTTAATTTGTTATTATCAATTAATTTTGTCCctttcttttattattcattAATTTGTTATTCTTTTATTAATGGGATTGAGCAATTGTGGATTTTAATATGTGAATAAACATGGTGTAGTGATGTTTTGGATATGTCGTTTTTCAATTTTTGATAATTGCAAGCGAAAAGCCGAGGATTTTTCAACCTTTCAGAAGtctttttcttttctaaaatgaAAGAGGAGACGGAATTACAAGCTTGGTCACAGCTTTTCGGATgcgcaaaataaacaaacttaaaCAAAATTATATGGATGAATAAACAAGAAGATCATGATGGTAAATATAATACTTTGGCAGTACTAGACAATCAAACCAGTGCCTGCTTGATGGTAAATTGGTGAACGATCTAAAAGCTTTACAGGTGAGTGTCGTCCCACTATGGATAAAATGAAGAGTTGACATCTCTACAATAAGATGAAAGGGTAACAGGCTACAAGTTCATGTCTAGTTGTCTGCTTTGGATTTTTACCTTATCAAAACTATCGTCTTGCTTTTCATTAGAGAGCTTATAAAACTGGGTTTCTTTGATAAATTGTGCCTTTCTGTTTTCCTTAGTTAATTTTCTAAAGAATTTGATTCAACTCAGTCTAGACTAAATTAATTCGTTTGATAGAGTTTGCTTTTGTATTGGTTCTTATATGTATAATTCTCAATACTATAGTTGAGTAAGTTTTACTTAAGACGTCTCACAACCATTTTTCATTTCCAACTTTATTATAATTCATTgtaagagttgtcttaagttaaAAATGTCTTAAATAAAAACTTGTGTGGTCTTAAATGTTATAATGACAAAAAAAGCTATTTTGCAATAGCTAAATGTTGTCTCCTACGTAATATATTAATATGAGAGAGTAAAAGAGTAATTGTTGTCGAATTTTTCTCTGGTTACTTATTTTTGTAAAGCGGTGACTTTATATCATATATATAATTTATTTGTTAATGCCTTGCTTTCTCTTGGATGCTTAAGAATGAATAGAGATAGAAGTTGGATGAATCACAATGGTGTAAAGGATAGGCGAAAACCGGAGTATAAAGCAGGTGTCGACGAGTTTTTAGAGTTTGCTTATAGAGATAAGAATGTTGAAACGGCGTTGAAATGTCCTTGTTTGAATTGTAGATTGGGTTTGGCCCAAAATCGAAAAACAATGCAGTGTCACTTACTAGTTTATGGTATTGATTCTAGTTATAACCCATGGGTTAGTCATGGAGAAAGTGAAGAGTTAAATGATAATAGTGAAGATGAAAATGTAGGGGAGACTTTAGGTAGTGAGGATGATGAACTTGCATTTGATGACATGGGTCCATTAGTATATGATGCAACAAATTTATGGAACTCAACCAATTCTGGAATTGTCGATGGTGAAGAGGAAACCATGGGGGTTGGGCCAACTTCACTTAATGATGATACTCCTGAGGTCTTGCTAAAGTTAGTGGAAGATATGGAGGCTATGTTGTATCCtgggtgtcaaacatacaagagATTTGAGTTCATTATTTCTTTATTACATATCAAAGTTTCAAATAAGTGGTCTGATAGTTCTTTTTCAATGCTATTGAGGGCATTACACCGGGCTTTTAATTATGACAAAATTTTTCCAGAAAGTTCTTATGAAGCCAAAAAGTATAAGAAAGCACTTGGGTTAGATTATGTTAAGATTGATGCTTGTATTAACCATTGTGTTCTCTTTCGCAAAGAGTTTGCGAACGAAGAAAAATGCCCTCGATGCTTATCCCCTAGATGGAAAGAGAAAGTTGTGCAAGGTGGTGATGAATTTTCTAGTGACGAAAATGTCCGGAGGAGAACTCGTATACCCCAGTTGGTCTTACTCCATTTTCCCCTGATTCCAAGGTTGCAAAGGATGTTTATCTCTTCAAAATTAGCAGTTTATATCCATTGGCATAAAGATAGGCGTcgtaatgatgatgataatgaaatAATGAGACACCCATCTGATTCGGAAGCATGGAAAGATTTAGATAAGCGATTCCCAGACTTTGCAGCTGATGCACGTAATGTTCGCTTGGGTTTAGCAACTGATGGATTTAATCCGGGAGGAATGAGTTGTAGATATAGCATATGGCCAGTGATGGTAGTTCCATACAACTTACCTCCCTGGATGTGTATGAAAAGTGACAACATTATGCTATCTTTGTTAATTCCGGGTCCTAAAGCCCTTGGAAATGATATTGATGTATTTTTGCAACCTCTAATAGATGAACTTAAGGAATTATGGGATATTGGTGTACAAACTTTTGATGCTCATACGAAAATGTCTTTTAGTATGCGCGCAGTATTGTTGTGGACAATAAATGACTTTCCAGCTTACGCTAATTTGTCTGGTTGGAGCACCAAAGGAAACCTTGCATGCCCATGTTGTCACAAGGACACAGAATCTAAAAGATTGCCCCATGGTCGCAAATGGTGCTATATGGATCATCGAAGATTTCTAAAACTTGATCACAAATGGAGGTTTAATAGGAGTTGCTCTTTTGGTAGGAAAATGGAAAGGCGTCCCCCTTCTAATCTACTTACGGGACATGATGTGTTAGAGTAGCTAAGTGGATACTCAAATGTGGAGTTTGGAAAGAATAACAAGAAAAAACGTAAGAAAGGGGAAAGGTATATAGTGCACCAATGGAAGAAAATAAGTATTTTTTTCCAATTGCCATATTGGAAACATCTTTTACTTAGACACAATTTAGATGTAATGCACGTGGAGAAAAATGTTTGTGAGAGTATATTAGGCACACTACTTGACATACCCGGAAAGAATAAGGACTCCTTAAAAGCTCGTCTTGATTTAGGAGTCATGAAGATGCATGATCAACTTCAGGCAAAGAAAGTAGGAGATAATAAATATGAAATTCCCCCTCCACCTTACAACTTGACATTAACTGAAAGGAGGAAAATAGTGACCTTTTTGTCAAAAATAGCTTCCCCTAATGCATATTCAT is a genomic window containing:
- the LOC141632293 gene encoding uncharacterized protein LOC141632293; translated protein: MNRDRSWMNHNGVKDRRKPEYKAGVDEFLEFAYRDKNVETALKCPCLNCRLGLAQNRKTMQCHLLVYGIDSSYNPWVSHGESEELNDNSEDENVGETLGSEDDELAFDDMGPLVYDATNLWNSTNSGIVDGEEETMGVGPTSLNDDTPEVLLKLVEDMEAMLYPGCQTYKRFEFIISLLHIKVSNKWSDSSFSMLLRALHRAFNYDKIFPESSYEAKKYKKALGLDYVKIDACINHCVLFRKEFANEEKCPRCLSPRWKEKVVQGGDEFSSDENVRRRTRIPQLVLLHFPLIPRLQRMFISSKLAVYIHWHKDRRRNDDDNEIMRHPSDSEAWKDLDKRFPDFAADARNVRLGLATDGFNPGGMSCRYSIWPVMVVPYNLPPWMCMKSDNIMLSLLIPGPKALGNDIDVFLQPLIDELKELWDIGVQTFDAHTKMSFSMRAVLLWTINDFPAYANLSGWSTKGNLACPCCHKDTESKRLPHGRKWCYMDHRRFLKLDHKWRFNRSCSFGRKMERRPPSNLLTGHDVLE